From the Sulfuriferula nivalis genome, the window TCCAGCATGGCAACTGTTGTGGATGTTGTTCACGCCTACCCAGAAATGAGAACACGGGCTCAGGATTATCACCAGGTTGAATCTGCATAACAGAATAATCAATAGTTCGACCATCGATGCGTGGTGGTGTACCAGTCTTTAATCGCCCCACAGGCAGATTCAATTCTCTTAACCTATGTGCCAAACTGATTGCAGGTGGGTCTCCTGCACGCCCTGCCGCATAGTTTGATTGCCCTACGTGTATCAAACCTGCAAGGAAAGTACCCGCTGTCAACACCACTGATTTAGCGTTGAAAATCAATCCTAGTTGCGTTTTTACACCAACGACTTTATCGCCTTCCAATATCAAATCATCCACCGCTTGTTGAAACAACCATAGGTTTTTTTGATTTTCAAGGCGACTTCGAATTGCTTGTTTATATAATATTCTGTCTGCTTGTGCCCGAGTTGCCCTTACCGCCGGGCCTTTAGAAGAGTTTAATATTTTAAACTGTATTCCACCCTCATCTGTGGCTGCGGCCATTGCACCACCTAATGCGTCAATTTCCTTTACTAAATGCCCCTTACCTATACCACCAATGGAAGGATTGCACGACATCTGTCCCAACGTTTCAATATTATGGGTAATTAATAATGTGCGTAAACCCATCCGGGCTGGCGCAAGCGCGGCTTCAGTTCCGGCATGTCCACCACCAATTATTATTACATCAAAACGTTCTGGAAAATTCATACTTGGATACTCAGTTATTTACGACGATATTGATTACAGACTCTCATTGTATCAAACACAATGGACGCGTTAATTAATTTTTGGATAATCTTGAATGTTTCACGTGAAACATATGAATTGCTTAAAAAATAGACAGCTCAAAATCGCCTATATTCAATTTAAATTTAACCGGCTATACAGAACGATTAAAATATCAAAAAATCGCCCCAAAGGGCATATATCGCGATCTTACTTGCCAATACAAAAACGACTGAATATTTCGCCTAATAAATCATCAGCACTAAAGCCACCCGAAATAGATGCCAATGCAAATTGTGCTAAACGCAAATCTTCTGCTAACAATTCCAACGAGTTCGCTTGTACCTCTATGGCGCACTCTAAATGATGTTTTGCCAAACGAATAGCATTTAGGTGCCGTTCACGCGCAAGAAACACACTGCTCATTTCTGTTTGCCATCCCGCTACTGATAATAACAACGATTTAAGCTCAGCTATACCCGTACCCAATTTAGCGGAAACATAAATATCACCTGCCAATTTTTCCGGACATTCCAGATCAATTTTATTATGCAGTGTATATAAAGGTAAATTAGCTGGCAGTTTTGCAATAATAGTATCTTCAACTGAAGTTACGCCATGCTTAGCATCAACAAGCAACAATGCTAGACTTGCTTGTTCAATCGCTCGCCATGTCCGTTGTATCCCAATAAGCTCAACTTCATCTTCGGTGTCACGCAAACCTGCGGTATCTACTATGTGTATGGGCACACCATTTATTTGTATAGTTTCACGCACCGTATCACGTGTAGTTCCTGCAACTGCGCTAACAATAGCCACTTCCTCACCAGCTAACCTATTAAGCAAACTAGACTTACCAACGTTTGGTTGCCCAATTAATACCACACTAATTCCATCACGTAACAAGCTACCTTGTTTGGCGCTTTGTTCAACCTGACTTACTTGCTGACATATATTTGCTAATCTATCGAATGCTTTCGCAGATTGAAGAAATTCAATCTCTTCTTCTGGAAAATCCAAGGTGGCTTCAACCAACATACGTAAATCTATCAAACCCGCAACTAATATTTCAATTTGATTGGAAAACTCACCTGTTAGTGAACGCATCGCTGATTTAACAGCTTGTTCAGAGCTGGCATCTATTAGATCGGCAACACTTTCAGCCTGAGCTAAATCTAATTTATCATTGAGATAAGCACGCAAGGTAAATTCACCAGGCTCAGCTAAACGAGCCCCAAGTTGCAAACATCGCACCAATAGCATATTTAATACTATAGGTCCGCCATGTCCCTGCAACTCAATAACATCTTCACCCGTAAATGAATGTGGGCCTGGAAAATATAGCAAAATACCTTCATCTATAATTTCGCCAGTATCATCAAGGAATTTTACAAAATGTGCATGACGCGGTATTGGGTTAATACCGCTGATTTGAAATGGAAACGTACTTAAATTAGCACCAGAAATACGAACTATACCCACACCACCGCGCCCAGGCGCAGTGGCAATTGCAGCAATCACATCACGTTTAGCGTTTTGCATTACCTGCTTGTGCAGCCTCGTGTTTACGCGTAATAAACCACTGCTGACTTATTGATAATATATTGTTTACGACCCAATATAATACTAATCCAGCTGGAAAGAAGAAAAAGAAAATACTGAATGCTACCGGCATAATCATCATTACTTTTGCTTGCATAGGATCCGGTGGAGTTGGATTCAAGCGCGTTTGCAATATCATAGTCAAGCCCATAATAATCGGCAAAACGTAAAATGGATCTGGCGCTGATAAGTCGTGAATCCATCCAATAAATGGTGCCTGGCGCATCTCAACACTGCCTAACAATGCCCAATACAGTGAAATAAATACTGGAATTTGTACAACTACAGGCAAACAACCACCTAATGGATTTACTTTTTCTGTTTTATACAAATCCATCATAGCTTGATGAAGTTTTTGTCTATCATCGCCAAATGTTTCTTTTAAACGTTGTAATTTAGGAGCCAATCCTCGCATTTGGGCCATAGATTGATAACTTTTTGCCGATAACGGAAAAAACATCAATTTAATAAACATAGTCAAAATAACAATTGACCATCCCCAGTTCCCAACTACACCATGTATTTTTTGAAGTGCCCAGAATATAGGACCTGAGATAGGAGTTAACCAACCATAGTCAACAACATAATCCAGCCCAGGCGCTAAGGCCGTTAACGTTTTCTGGATTTGTGGACCGGCATACAAAGGAACTGTAAATGACGTGCTTGAACCTGGTTTTAATTCACCTTCTGGCAATATCACACCAGCTCGATACAAACCATTACCCAAGGCTTCTGCATAAAATTCTCTTTTTGCTCCATTATTAGGTAACCATGCAGATACAAAATGATGTTGCACCATTGCTACCCAACCATCATTTGCAGTTTTAGGATAAGTTTGATCGCCCTTATCCATTTTATGAAAATCCAGCTTAGTAAATTTACTTGCTTCTGTATAGATTGCTGGGCCTGTAAATGTATGAACCATTTTAGATTCACCATCAGGGATTTTCCCATCACGTAATAACTGGAAATACGCCTGTAATGGTATCGATAACTTTCCAGTATTTGTTAAATGATAAGTTAAATCTATTTTGTAACTATCGCGATAAAAAATGTATTCCTTAGTTACTTGAATACCGGTCTCTTCATCTACCCACGACATAGGTACAACTAACTTATTTTGATTTTCAGCTAAAGCGTAATTGTTAGCTGCAAAAGAAAAAATGGATTTATGATTTGGTAAGTTTGTTCCAACCAAGCCTGATTGGGCGACATATGTATGATTGGATGTTTGTTCAAAAATATGAAGATGTCTCTTTACATCAACAGGGTCTTGATAATGCAGTATGGATAAACTACGTATATCCCCGCCATCGGCATCAATTACCGCATGTACTAAATCTGTAGTGACATTGATTTGCGCACCATCTACTAATGCACCATCCGCTTTTTTAGCATCTTGTTGAATTACTGCCTGTTTATTTATAGTGGGGATTATTGGCGCATTAATATTTGAAATGTCATTTTTTGTACTAGTTGCAGTACTATCTAATGCTTTAGGGGCTGTTTCTTTTTGCCAATTTTCCCACAACATTAATAAGGAAAATGAGAATACTACAAACAATATGAGTCTTTTAATATCCATAAATTAAATCGCTAATCTTAAAAATTAAGGTACAGGATCATAACCACCAGGGTTATGTGGATGACAACGTGTTATGCGCCGAAGTGCTAACCAACCACCTTTAAATGCACCATGTTTT encodes:
- the mnmE gene encoding tRNA uridine-5-carboxymethylaminomethyl(34) synthesis GTPase MnmE, whose product is MQNAKRDVIAAIATAPGRGGVGIVRISGANLSTFPFQISGINPIPRHAHFVKFLDDTGEIIDEGILLYFPGPHSFTGEDVIELQGHGGPIVLNMLLVRCLQLGARLAEPGEFTLRAYLNDKLDLAQAESVADLIDASSEQAVKSAMRSLTGEFSNQIEILVAGLIDLRMLVEATLDFPEEEIEFLQSAKAFDRLANICQQVSQVEQSAKQGSLLRDGISVVLIGQPNVGKSSLLNRLAGEEVAIVSAVAGTTRDTVRETIQINGVPIHIVDTAGLRDTEDEVELIGIQRTWRAIEQASLALLLVDAKHGVTSVEDTIIAKLPANLPLYTLHNKIDLECPEKLAGDIYVSAKLGTGIAELKSLLLSVAGWQTEMSSVFLARERHLNAIRLAKHHLECAIEVQANSLELLAEDLRLAQFALASISGGFSADDLLGEIFSRFCIGK
- the yidC gene encoding membrane protein insertase YidC, which encodes MDIKRLILFVVFSFSLLMLWENWQKETAPKALDSTATSTKNDISNINAPIIPTINKQAVIQQDAKKADGALVDGAQINVTTDLVHAVIDADGGDIRSLSILHYQDPVDVKRHLHIFEQTSNHTYVAQSGLVGTNLPNHKSIFSFAANNYALAENQNKLVVPMSWVDEETGIQVTKEYIFYRDSYKIDLTYHLTNTGKLSIPLQAYFQLLRDGKIPDGESKMVHTFTGPAIYTEASKFTKLDFHKMDKGDQTYPKTANDGWVAMVQHHFVSAWLPNNGAKREFYAEALGNGLYRAGVILPEGELKPGSSTSFTVPLYAGPQIQKTLTALAPGLDYVVDYGWLTPISGPIFWALQKIHGVVGNWGWSIVILTMFIKLMFFPLSAKSYQSMAQMRGLAPKLQRLKETFGDDRQKLHQAMMDLYKTEKVNPLGGCLPVVVQIPVFISLYWALLGSVEMRQAPFIGWIHDLSAPDPFYVLPIIMGLTMILQTRLNPTPPDPMQAKVMMIMPVAFSIFFFFFPAGLVLYWVVNNILSISQQWFITRKHEAAQAGNAKR